A segment of the Malaclemys terrapin pileata isolate rMalTer1 chromosome 1, rMalTer1.hap1, whole genome shotgun sequence genome:
TGGGGAGATGATGCAGGTCCTGTGAGGATCGAGAGAAACCTGTAGGATGATTGAACTCTCTGGGTTTAGTCAATATAGGCCAGGCAAAGCACTTCACTCCTCTTGGAGGGATTTTTGGGGGTCAGAGCGTATCACCAGGAGCATTTGGTAAGGGAAAGTTAACAGAGCCCAGTTCTGATTGAATTTAtacatgtaaatctggagtgatgcCGTTCCAGGCAATGCTATTGAATTAAGAACTTGTGCCTAAGAATGTATCTCATGTACTACAAAGAGGCAGTGgttttatttggactttcaggagtggagaaaataaaaaaagtatataTAATGAGGCATTGAAATATGTTTATAAATAGCTTCAGTGCAGGACAGATGAATACAATGTCAGCTTTCACCCCGCTCTCACCATGTGTTTACACAGATGCCATAATAAAATGGGCCACACTCAGAAGTGGAGGGCCAGAAAGGGTGTCTGTGGGAAGGTGACAACTGTAAAATCACACAGTGCTCAAATAGGCTGTGGAATTCAAAGCCACAAGATACCAATGGGGACTagagtttagcaggattcaaagagggactggatgTTTATATGGCTAACCAGAAAATCCAATTAGAGTAGAGAGGATTGTTTCAAAAACTCTTGGATGGGCTCTAAACCTTCCTGATTTGCGCTGCAAAATTTCTCTAATTAGTGGGTTGAGGTTATTTCAAAGCTGCCTATTGCAGGACATCTTccacttcctctgaagtatctggaactggccactggcTACTAGTGTaaatggaccatgggtctgatccactcTGGCAATGCCTATCTTCCTATTTGTTGTGTAAATCCAAGACTATGTTTTTGCTGATCTTCCTTGAGCTCCTGGGAGTCTCTAGACttacaaggagagcagaaagatgTCTCGCAAAATGTCATCCAGTCTCCTGTCCTTTTTTCTTTTAGGAAGGAAAGTTCAGAACTCCTCAGACCTCCCCAGTAcattatgtcagctgtcaatgacaccaaattcaattctgcagtgttccttctcacTGGGATACCTGGTAAGGAAGACGTCCATCTCTGGATCTCTATCCCCTTCTGCTTAATGTATGTTATTTCCATAGTAGGgaattcagtcattctgttcattataaaaacagacccgagcctccatgagcccatgtacattttcctttccatgttggccaTCACAGACCTTGGCTTATCGATATCGACCATGCCGACAACACTGGGCATATACTTGTTTAACTCTAGAGAGATCAGCCTCGATGCCTGTTTTTCCCAACTGTTCTTCATCCACATGCTTGAATGCATTGAATCCTCTGTGCtcttgttgatggcctttgaccgcttcatCGCAATCTGTGACCCGCTGAGATATGCTTCCATCTTAACCCTGCCAAGAATTGACAAGATGGGACTGGTGTGTGTGCTAAGAGGGGTGGCTATAATGCTCCCACTCCCTTTTCTCCTTCAACAGTTCCAATATTGTCAAtccaatgtcctctcccattgcTACTGTATAAACCAGGATGTCATGAAGCTGGCTTGTTCAGATATCAGAATAAACAGCATCTATGGCTTGTCTGTTACACTCTTGACGGAGGGTCTGGACTCGCTGCTCATCTTtctctcttatgtgatgatcctcaaaacagtgctgagcatcACCTCCCACGTGGAGTGTCTTagggccctgaacacctgcgtCTCCCACCTTTGCGCCGTCCTGCTCTTCTATACGCCAATGATCGGCCTGTCTGTGATACACAGATGGGGGAAGGGCACTTCTTCCTTGATTAAGATTCTCCTGGGCTACATCTCCCTGCTTGTCCCACCCCTGATGAACCCAATCGTGTACAGCGtaaaaagcaaacaccttcgtgTGAGGATAATCAGGATGTTCATCAAGTGAAGGGTCAGTTCATCATCTAGCTCCAGTGCTGATGACATGGGAGATGAAAAATATGGGCCACCTATTCTATACTGGACCCTTAAATCCAAGACAACATGAGCTACTGATCTCCACTATGTAGAGACAGGTTCAGATGTGGTTTAAGGCCTGGAGCAACTGGAGAGCGGATGGTGAGGGATGACAgtgcactgggggaaggagaccaaggcTGGCAGCAGCATGTAAAAAATGACTTTGTTTGTGGAGAGCCAGGGGACGGGTGGGATGTTGGCCCATAAAGAGCCATATCAGTGGCTGATCTGACCTCAGAATTCCTCTTTATACAGTCAATAAAAAGAAGGATTGTGGATGTTGTTTCCCATAGCCCTGGCCTTTCACTGTCCCGTCTGTGGTTAAACATTCACAGGCCATGAAAAATGGTGCAGAACTGCTCTGCTGTCACAGTCCTGGCCCTTCCCAAGCTCTCTGGGTGCTG
Coding sequences within it:
- the LOC128832587 gene encoding olfactory receptor 51G2-like translates to MSAVNDTKFNSAVFLLTGIPGKEDVHLWISIPFCLMYVISIVGNSVILFIIKTDPSLHEPMYIFLSMLAITDLGLSISTMPTTLGIYLFNSREISLDACFSQLFFIHMLECIESSVLLLMAFDRFIAICDPLRYASILTLPRIDKMGLVCVLRGVAIMLPLPFLLQQFQYCQSNVLSHCYCINQDVMKLACSDIRINSIYGLSVTLLTEGLDSLLIFLSYVMILKTVLSITSHVECLRALNTCVSHLCAVLLFYTPMIGLSVIHRWGKGTSSLIKILLGYISLLVPPLMNPIVYSVKSKHLRVRIIRMFIK